A window of Adhaeribacter arboris genomic DNA:
AACACAAGCATTATGCCTTAGAATCCGCTTACGGATAAATAGATTATCAGCATTTATAAAAAGAGGATCTAGCACTCGTTACACAATGCCATTTATAGCTGGATACTCCCAGTGTAATTCCGAAGCACCGCTATCGAATCACGCTGCATCTGAATTTTCATCTTCGGGCAAATGCTGGGGCAGGAAGAAAAAAAGAAGACGCCTACATAAATTTTTTGGGCAAAAGTTAGATCCGTAACTTGCTGATTATCCTGGTTAATAAAACTAAAAGCAATGTAGAATCGCCGGGGTAGCCTTGTCTAACACGCTTGTTACAACTTATAACAGGTAAGTAACTTGTTGAAAAAAGCTGCTTTAAAGCATTTAGAGGCATTTTTTATCGGTAACATTTTAAACATGCTCCTTACTGTGGGGCACAAACAGACAACCAAGCCTGCTTGCATAAGGGATTAAAAAGCAATAGGTCTGAAATGAAAAATCCCTTATAAAGAGGGGCTGGCAAGTATTTTAATAATTTACCTGGCGCGCTGTTCGGGCCAAGTGCATATTATTTAACAAACCTCTGGTCAGGCAAACTCCTATATCCTTAACCGGAACAAGCAAGCTTTCTAACACCAATCAGAATGTACAAGGTAACAAGTGCGAACAGGTTTTATTATTTTGTGTATGATAGTTAAAACAAACATTAAGAATTTTGTGCAAAAAAATAACCCGCACGTTTCACCTGCGGGTTATCACACCTAATTTCTTTTTATATTAAATAACTTCATGGGCAGGTTCCATCTCTGGCTCCATTTCTAGAACCGGTTCTTGCCGTTCTTTTTTACGGCTTAATCTCTTTTTCAAGTAATAATAAATACCCGAAGCAGCAGCTGCTACTACTTTCCAAAATTTCAGCAACAACGCAAAGAAACCAACTTTCGCCAATACTTTACCGGCAATTAAACCACCAATCCCGTATTGGGCTACTTCATCTATATCCGGATTAAAGTCGCCGTATTGATTACCAGAGGTAAAATTTACGGCCGCCAACAAACCCGGAATATTCTTCTTAACGGTAGGCAAAACGTTTACTGGAGCAATTACATTAAGTAGTAAATAACCTTTCCGGCCTAATACTCGAACATTGTAGTTTAAAGTATTGGCTTCCTCTTCACCAAATTTTACTTCTTTTGCCCAATGTAGTTTATGGTTTTGCGCATCGTAAAAAGGAGCGCTTGCCCAGCCTACCAACTCCACTGGGGGGTAACCTGCTTGTACTCGTTCCGGATTAGAATCACGGGTATCTTGCTGCATTTCTTTTAATAAATCCGAATAATTTAAATCCTGAGCATCATCGTCTTTAATATATCCTTCTTCGGAATAACTAATTTCCACGGCATAAGTGTTCTCGGTTAGCGGTGAATCGTGCTCCGGAAAAAGCATGCCCAGGGTAGAACTATCCGGCGGATTTCCCCATAACTGATTGAGCACATATTGGCTTTGCTTGGCATTCAGGAATTTGTAGCCTTTGGGTACTTGTAACTTAGCCAGATTTTCCCCCAACGTAATGGTACCCGTTTCGTAAGTGAAAGATTTTTCGAGCTGCTCCCGTTTGATAGCCGTTGAGTCTAGAGTTTGCGCCCCTACTTGAGCCGGTAAAAGTACAATTAGCCAAAGAAAAGTTCTTCGGAGTAAAAAGTGTTTCATGAAATTACTTTATTTTGCTTAATGCTTAATATTATTTTTTACAAATATATAAAAAATTAAATATATTGTATACTGGTACTTGTATCCTGCTAAGAATTTTTAGTTATTCTTCCTAGATAATCATCTTAACGCTTCCCTAGATTAAGATATACCACAACTTCTTTCTCTTAGCGGATACTATCGGCTACTATAAAATAAATTGTCCCTGATTGCCCAATATAATTCCTTAGCCAAAAAGTATGAAAACTATTTACTAGTTAAGGGGTTATTTTACCATGAAAGTTTTGGTAACCGGAGCAACAGGCTACATTGGCAAACGATTGGTCTATTATTTACTAAGCCAAGGGTATGAGGTATATGCTACCGTGCGCGACCGCAATCGCTTTCCCGTACCGGAAAATATTCAGCGCCATACAGAGATACTCGAAGCCGACTTTCTGGAAGTAGCCAGTTTAAAATGCTTACCGCGCGAGGTAGATATTGCTTTTTACCTCATTCACTCGATGAGCGCCTCTTACCAGCACTTTAATGATTTGGAAGCGAAAACCGCCCGTAATTTTGCGCATTATATTAAAACTACTACCTGCCGGCAAATTATTTACCTGGGCGGTATTGCGAACGATTCGGAGCTATCGCGGCATTTAAACTCGCGTAAGCACGTAGAAGAAATATTGGCTACTGCCGGAATACCGGTTACCATACTGCGAGCTGCCATTATAATTGGTTCGGGTAGCGCTTCCTTCGAAATAATCCGGGATTTGGTGGAGAAATTACCGGTAATGATTGCGCCCAAGTGGTTGAAGTCGCGTTGCCAGCCCATTGGCATTCGAAATGTAATTGAATATTTAACCGGTGTTATAGATAAGCCGGAAACGTATAATAAGGTATTTGATATTGGCGGCTCCGAAATTTTAACTTACAAGCAAATGCTGGCTATTTTTGCTCAAGTACGCGGACTGAAACGCTGGATTATTTCGGTACCGGTGCTTTCTCCTAAGTTGTCGTCGTACTGGCTTTATTTTGTTACCGCTACTTCTTTTGCCTTAGCGCGTAGTTTGGTCGATTCCATGAAAAATGAGGTAATCTGCCGTAATCTGGGCATTGCTCAAATTGTGCCGCTATCCTTAATGACGTATAAAGAATCGGTAGAGTTAGCTTTTAATCGCATAGATCAAAACGAAGTGGCTTCCAGTTGGAAAGATTCTTTTTCGAATAGCGATAATCCATTAAAAGTAACCGACTTTATTCAGGTGCCGGAAGAAGGCTGCTTTAAAGACCAACGGGATTTTGTATTTGACCGTTCGCCGGAAGCGGTGGTAAACAATATTTTCCGGATTGGTGGCTTACGGGGTTGGTATTATTTAAACAGCTTATGGCGGCTGCGCGGTTTTATCGATAAGTTATTCGGGGGAGTAGGCTTGCGACGGGGCCGCACCAACCTCGCTACTTTAAACCCCGGCGATGCGCTCGACTTTTGGCGCG
This region includes:
- a CDS encoding SCO family protein; this translates as MAFSFINQDNQQVTDLTFAQKIYVGVFFFSSCPSICPKMKIQMQRDSIAVLRNYTGSIQL
- a CDS encoding DUF2167 domain-containing protein, with amino-acid sequence MKHFLLRRTFLWLIVLLPAQVGAQTLDSTAIKREQLEKSFTYETGTITLGENLAKLQVPKGYKFLNAKQSQYVLNQLWGNPPDSSTLGMLFPEHDSPLTENTYAVEISYSEEGYIKDDDAQDLNYSDLLKEMQQDTRDSNPERVQAGYPPVELVGWASAPFYDAQNHKLHWAKEVKFGEEEANTLNYNVRVLGRKGYLLLNVIAPVNVLPTVKKNIPGLLAAVNFTSGNQYGDFNPDIDEVAQYGIGGLIAGKVLAKVGFFALLLKFWKVVAAAASGIYYYLKKRLSRKKERQEPVLEMEPEMEPAHEVI
- a CDS encoding SDR family oxidoreductase, which gives rise to MKVLVTGATGYIGKRLVYYLLSQGYEVYATVRDRNRFPVPENIQRHTEILEADFLEVASLKCLPREVDIAFYLIHSMSASYQHFNDLEAKTARNFAHYIKTTTCRQIIYLGGIANDSELSRHLNSRKHVEEILATAGIPVTILRAAIIIGSGSASFEIIRDLVEKLPVMIAPKWLKSRCQPIGIRNVIEYLTGVIDKPETYNKVFDIGGSEILTYKQMLAIFAQVRGLKRWIISVPVLSPKLSSYWLYFVTATSFALARSLVDSMKNEVICRNLGIAQIVPLSLMTYKESVELAFNRIDQNEVASSWKDSFSNSDNPLKVTDFIQVPEEGCFKDQRDFVFDRSPEAVVNNIFRIGGLRGWYYLNSLWRLRGFIDKLFGGVGLRRGRTNLATLNPGDALDFWRVLYADKAEKRLLLYAEMKLPGEAWLEFKITNQNQQNHLIQTATFRPKGILGRLYWYAVLPFHHFIFNGMARNIIHFGE